One Deinococcus sp. LM3 genomic region harbors:
- the aroA gene encoding 3-phosphoshikimate 1-carboxyvinyltransferase: MSVDGLPEKFDVIVHPAPELRGELRAQPSKNYTTRYLLAAALAEGESRVVGVATSEDAGAMLRCLGDWGAGVELVGGDAVIRGFGSSPRSGVTLNPGNAGAVARFLMGVAALTTGTEFVTDYPDSLGRRPQGDLLEALSRLGARVQSRDGMFPVSISGPVRGGVVEVSAERSSQYASALMFLGPLLPDGLELRLTGEIKSHAPLRQTLDTLAAFGVRASASEDLSRISIPGGQAFRAGRVLVPGDYPGSAAILAAAVTRPGEVRLSNLREQDLQGEREAVAVLREMGADIVRDGDVLTVWGGRPLQGVVRDGDGFTDAVQALTAAAALAGGTTTWENVYTLRLKECDRISDTRRELERLGLTVGETQDSLTVTGTSALAGGVTADGHGDHRMIMLLTILGLSAAAPIRITGAHHIRKSYPLFFRHLEELGARFEYPEATRA, from the coding sequence ATGAGTGTTGATGGCCTGCCGGAGAAGTTTGACGTGATCGTGCATCCTGCGCCTGAGCTGCGGGGCGAGTTGCGGGCGCAGCCGAGTAAGAATTACACGACGCGGTATCTGCTGGCGGCGGCGCTGGCGGAGGGGGAGTCGCGGGTGGTGGGTGTGGCGACCAGTGAGGATGCCGGGGCGATGCTGCGGTGCCTGGGGGACTGGGGTGCGGGCGTGGAGCTGGTGGGTGGGGACGCGGTGATCCGTGGGTTCGGGAGCAGTCCGCGCTCGGGTGTGACGCTGAATCCGGGGAATGCGGGGGCGGTGGCGCGGTTCCTGATGGGCGTGGCGGCCCTGACGACCGGGACGGAGTTCGTGACGGATTACCCGGATTCGCTGGGGCGGCGGCCGCAGGGGGATCTGCTGGAGGCGCTGTCGCGGCTGGGGGCGCGGGTGCAGAGCCGGGATGGGATGTTCCCGGTGTCCATCTCGGGGCCGGTGCGGGGCGGGGTGGTGGAGGTCAGTGCGGAGCGCAGCAGTCAGTACGCCAGCGCGCTGATGTTCCTGGGGCCACTCCTCCCGGACGGGCTGGAGTTGCGCCTGACGGGCGAGATCAAGAGTCACGCGCCGCTGCGGCAGACGCTGGATACCCTGGCGGCGTTCGGGGTGCGGGCGTCGGCGAGTGAGGACCTGAGCCGCATCTCGATTCCGGGTGGGCAGGCGTTCCGGGCGGGGCGGGTGCTGGTGCCGGGGGATTACCCGGGGAGCGCGGCGATCCTGGCGGCGGCGGTCACGCGGCCCGGCGAGGTGCGCCTGTCGAACCTGCGTGAGCAGGACCTTCAGGGCGAGCGGGAGGCGGTGGCTGTGCTGCGCGAGATGGGCGCGGACATCGTGCGGGACGGGGACGTGCTGACCGTGTGGGGCGGGCGGCCCCTGCAGGGCGTGGTGCGCGACGGGGACGGCTTCACGGACGCCGTGCAGGCGCTGACGGCGGCGGCGGCGCTGGCGGGCGGCACGACCACCTGGGAGAACGTGTACACGCTGCGCCTGAAGGAATGTGACCGCATCAGCGACACGCGCCGTGAGCTGGAGCGGCTGGGCCTGACGGTGGGTGAAACGCAGGACAGCCTGACGGTCACGGGCACGTCTGCGCTGGCCGGGGGCGTCACGGCGGACGGGCACGGAGATCACCGCATGATCATGCTGCTGACCATCCTGGGCCTGAGTGCGGCCGCGCCGATCCGCATCACGGGCGCGCACCACATCCGCAAGAGTTACCCGCTGTTCTTCCGGCATCTGGAAGAGCTGGGCGCCCGCTTCGAGTACCCGGAAGCCACGCGCGCCTGA
- a CDS encoding YiaA/YiaB family inner membrane protein, with translation MTQFNTPDLVGDSPAWLSFIWIAFLVSISLMLLGIFFIPVDWWVKGYLYMGTLFLTASTLTLSKSLRDKHEYERLVNRVKSARTEQVLSKFES, from the coding sequence ATGACGCAGTTCAACACCCCCGATCTCGTCGGTGATTCCCCCGCGTGGCTCAGTTTCATCTGGATCGCGTTCCTGGTCAGCATCAGCCTGATGCTGCTGGGCATCTTCTTCATTCCCGTCGACTGGTGGGTCAAGGGCTACCTGTACATGGGTACTCTGTTCCTGACCGCCAGCACCCTGACCCTCAGTAAGAGCCTGCGCGACAAACACGAGTACGAACGTCTCGTCAACCGCGTCAAGAGTGCCCGCACCGAGCAGGTTCTCAGCAAGTTCGAAAGCTGA
- a CDS encoding DEAD/DEAH box helicase yields MKLSRLPPGFALDTAAQGLALREESVQNVTRHWTDAGWHAEATVMDAGQAYHATVDLLPPPDPQLRGSSCTCGRYRCRHVAALVLATDPPDGPRPAQTEAAPDDSTTEEPLDARTQQWLASFTETRSAARGRQFELRYVLRFLPPGTSVGGTRRVAVQLTRVPLRAEQPDLSAAERYSLPRNLASAPAFVRRDTHLLRLLDVATTATHEPGRWQDELHVLGDHPAADLLIESMLESGRLCWERPDAALTRGPDLHGHLAWMSDARGAQAPTLHLPDAPGATVLPTPRPWAVQTPAPGGQTLLSRVQTDSPPDQVARFLTGPVLPPAQAVALAHAITASGLNLPIPQTVRVREERLPYTPQLQLTARTAARHGWAARPETVTLPAAQLRHAYAGLTVPDTHLEGSAGPTVYRDGVLTRVARDRDAERDAEHAVALAGFMLIEEALGDGYHLTAPDRDALLSLGDEDAWMEFMRHGRADLEAQGVAVQVLPDFPLNYAEITDWYGETNDAFGGWFTLDLGIVVDGTRISLIPILADLIARQPGLFTPEALADLADDETLHATLDDGRRIALPAGRIRAILGVLVELNLRDLPPGPLRLPLLDAARVAQLEEAVQARWLGAERLLELGRKLRDFSGVQDVTPPAGLNADLRPYQRQGVSWLQFLREYGMGGILADDMGLGKTVQTLAHLLLEKESGRADRPSLVVAPTSVIGNWQAEAAKFAPDLRVLTLHGKDRRAHFPRIPGYDLILTTYPLLPRDIDDLGAFEYHLVILDEAQNIKNARTAAAKAAGALNARHRLALTGTPLENHLGELWSQFNFLAPGLLHDEKTFRELYRTPIEKRGEAGRRQALAARVRPFILRREKRDVARELPPKTEIPVRVTLDGDQRDLYETVRVTTETRVREELRARGLSRSTIAILDALLKLRQAVTDPRLVKLDAARSVEGNAKFEWLSTHLPQMVEEGRRVLIFSGFATLLGHLEDWLREQRIPYSMITGSTQDRQSQIDAFQSGRTHVFLITLKAGGVGLNLTAADTVIHYDPWWNPAAEEQATDRAYRIGQDKPVFVYKLIAAGSVEERILDLQARKASLARGILDGGLSDATQLTSADLDRLFAPLEDEPEGEMALTP; encoded by the coding sequence GTGAAACTCAGCCGCCTGCCGCCGGGCTTCGCGCTCGACACGGCCGCGCAGGGCCTCGCGCTGCGGGAGGAGAGCGTGCAGAACGTCACGCGCCACTGGACCGACGCGGGCTGGCACGCCGAGGCGACCGTCATGGACGCCGGGCAGGCCTACCACGCCACCGTGGACCTGCTGCCCCCCCCGGACCCGCAACTGCGCGGCAGCAGCTGCACCTGCGGCCGCTACCGCTGCCGGCACGTGGCGGCGCTCGTCCTGGCGACCGACCCGCCCGACGGCCCCCGCCCCGCGCAGACCGAGGCGGCGCCGGACGACTCGACCACCGAGGAACCCCTGGACGCCCGCACGCAGCAGTGGCTGGCGTCGTTCACGGAGACCCGCTCGGCCGCCCGTGGCCGGCAGTTCGAGTTGCGGTACGTGCTGCGGTTCCTGCCGCCCGGCACCAGCGTCGGCGGCACGCGCCGCGTGGCCGTACAACTGACGCGCGTGCCGCTGCGCGCCGAGCAGCCGGACCTGTCGGCCGCCGAACGGTACTCGCTGCCCCGCAACCTCGCGAGCGCCCCGGCCTTCGTGCGGCGCGACACGCACCTGCTGCGCCTGCTGGACGTCGCCACGACCGCCACGCACGAACCCGGCCGCTGGCAGGACGAACTGCACGTCCTGGGCGACCACCCGGCCGCCGACCTGCTGATCGAGAGCATGCTCGAATCCGGCCGCCTGTGCTGGGAACGTCCGGACGCGGCCCTCACGCGCGGCCCGGACCTGCACGGGCACCTCGCGTGGATGTCCGACGCGCGCGGCGCGCAGGCCCCCACCCTGCACCTGCCCGACGCCCCCGGCGCGACCGTGCTGCCCACCCCGCGCCCCTGGGCGGTGCAGACCCCCGCGCCGGGCGGGCAGACCCTGCTGAGCCGCGTGCAGACCGACTCGCCGCCCGATCAGGTCGCGCGGTTCCTGACCGGGCCGGTCCTGCCGCCCGCGCAGGCCGTCGCCCTGGCACACGCCATCACGGCTTCGGGGCTGAACCTCCCCATCCCGCAGACCGTCCGGGTGCGCGAGGAACGCCTGCCGTACACCCCGCAACTGCAACTCACGGCCCGCACCGCGGCCCGCCACGGCTGGGCCGCCCGCCCGGAAACCGTGACGCTGCCCGCCGCGCAACTGCGCCACGCCTACGCGGGCCTGACCGTCCCGGACACCCATCTGGAAGGCAGCGCCGGTCCCACCGTGTACCGCGACGGCGTCCTGACCCGCGTGGCCCGCGACCGGGACGCCGAACGCGACGCGGAACACGCCGTCGCCCTGGCCGGCTTCATGCTGATCGAGGAAGCCCTCGGAGACGGGTACCACCTCACCGCGCCCGACCGGGACGCCCTGCTGAGCCTCGGCGACGAGGACGCCTGGATGGAGTTCATGCGTCACGGCCGCGCCGACCTCGAAGCGCAGGGCGTGGCCGTGCAGGTCCTGCCGGACTTCCCCCTGAACTACGCCGAGATCACCGACTGGTACGGCGAGACGAACGACGCCTTCGGCGGCTGGTTCACGCTGGACCTCGGGATCGTCGTGGACGGCACCCGCATCAGCCTGATCCCCATCCTGGCCGACCTGATTGCCCGGCAGCCGGGCCTGTTCACGCCCGAGGCGCTGGCCGACCTCGCAGACGACGAGACGCTGCACGCCACCCTCGACGACGGCCGCCGCATCGCGCTGCCCGCCGGCCGCATCCGCGCGATCCTGGGCGTGCTGGTCGAACTGAACCTGCGCGACCTGCCACCCGGCCCGCTGCGCCTGCCGCTGCTGGACGCCGCCCGCGTCGCGCAACTCGAAGAGGCCGTGCAGGCCCGCTGGCTGGGCGCCGAACGCCTGCTGGAACTCGGCCGGAAACTCCGCGACTTCAGCGGCGTGCAGGACGTCACGCCCCCCGCCGGACTGAACGCCGACCTGCGCCCCTACCAGCGTCAGGGCGTCTCCTGGCTGCAATTCCTGCGCGAGTACGGCATGGGCGGCATCCTCGCCGACGACATGGGGCTGGGAAAGACCGTGCAAACCCTGGCGCACCTGCTGCTGGAGAAGGAATCCGGCCGCGCCGACCGGCCCAGTCTGGTCGTGGCGCCCACCAGCGTCATCGGGAACTGGCAGGCGGAGGCGGCGAAGTTCGCGCCGGACCTGCGGGTCCTGACCCTGCACGGCAAGGACCGCCGCGCGCACTTTCCGCGCATTCCCGGTTACGACCTGATCCTGACGACGTACCCGCTGCTGCCGCGCGACATCGATGACCTGGGGGCCTTCGAGTACCACCTGGTGATCCTGGACGAGGCGCAGAACATCAAGAACGCCCGCACGGCCGCCGCCAAGGCCGCCGGGGCGCTGAATGCCCGCCACCGCCTGGCGCTGACCGGCACGCCGCTGGAGAACCACCTGGGCGAGCTGTGGTCGCAGTTCAACTTCCTGGCGCCGGGCCTGCTGCACGACGAGAAGACCTTCCGGGAGCTGTACCGCACGCCCATCGAGAAACGCGGCGAGGCGGGCCGCCGTCAGGCCCTGGCCGCGCGGGTCCGGCCGTTCATCCTGCGCCGCGAGAAACGGGACGTGGCGCGCGAACTGCCGCCCAAGACCGAGATCCCGGTGCGCGTCACGCTGGACGGCGATCAGCGTGACCTGTACGAGACGGTGCGCGTGACCACCGAGACCCGCGTGCGCGAGGAGCTGCGTGCGCGCGGCCTGTCGCGCAGCACCATCGCCATTCTGGACGCCCTGCTGAAACTCCGGCAGGCGGTCACCGACCCGCGCCTCGTGAAACTGGACGCGGCGCGCAGCGTGGAAGGCAACGCGAAATTCGAGTGGCTCAGCACGCACCTGCCGCAGATGGTCGAGGAGGGCCGCCGCGTCCTGATCTTCAGCGGGTTCGCCACGCTGCTGGGCCACCTCGAGGACTGGCTGCGCGAGCAGCGCATCCCGTACTCCATGATCACCGGCAGCACCCAGGACCGCCAGAGTCAGATCGACGCCTTCCAGAGCGGCCGGACGCACGTGTTCCTGATCACCCTGAAGGCCGGGGGGGTGGGTCTGAACCTCACGGCGGCCGACACGGTCATCCACTACGACCCCTGGTGGAACCCGGCCGCCGAGGAACAGGCCACCGACCGCGCCTACCGCATCGGGCAGGACAAACCGGTGTTCGTGTACAAGCTGATCGCGGCGGGCAGCGTCGAGGAACGCATCCTGGATCTCCAGGCGCGCAAGGCCAGTCTGGCGCGCGGCATCCTCGACGGGGGCCTGAGTGACGCGACGCAGCTCACCTCCGCCGACCTGGACCGTCTGTTCGCGCCGCTGGAAGACGAACCCGAGGGCGAGATGGCCCTGACCCCATGA
- the trpE gene encoding anthranilate synthase component I codes for MTQRTPPPTAQASRAPLAVATQELNADLDTPVTAYLKAAQGEPVAFLLESVEAGEKLGRYSFIGVGEQGRFEARGTHVTSSGTFGTHDGPVPDPLAHLYAAATRPAPVPAGLPALIGGAVGYAAYDLIRAYETLPDSNPDELGVPDACFIAPRGMVIFDHLKHRLIAVATAPQQVDADAEVAALVQRLRGPLPYVPGQNPTPAPTFTSNFTPDTYRDAVNRALEYIRAGDIFQVVPSQRFSAPLGDLHPFALYRALRRVNPSPYLGYLQLGPVTLVASSPESLLASDGHAVTTRPIAGTRTRGTTPEHDNAQAAELLADEKERAEHLMLVDLGRNDLGKVSRYGSVRVHDAFTIERYSHVMHIVSSVTGTLRDDQTPLHALASVQPMGTVSGAPKIRAMEIIDELEPTRRGPYGGSFGYIAHDGSMDMALTLRTMVITGGQVHIQAGAGVVADSDPASEELETRNKAAALMRAVELAAGGL; via the coding sequence ATGACGCAGCGCACCCCACCCCCCACAGCCCAGGCCAGCCGCGCCCCGCTGGCCGTCGCCACGCAGGAACTGAACGCCGACCTCGACACGCCCGTCACCGCGTACCTGAAAGCCGCGCAGGGCGAACCCGTCGCCTTCCTGCTCGAGAGCGTCGAGGCCGGCGAGAAACTCGGCCGGTACTCGTTCATCGGCGTGGGCGAACAGGGCCGCTTCGAGGCACGCGGCACGCACGTCACCAGCAGCGGCACCTTCGGCACGCACGACGGCCCCGTGCCCGATCCCCTCGCGCACCTGTACGCCGCCGCCACCCGCCCCGCCCCCGTCCCGGCCGGGCTGCCCGCCCTGATCGGCGGGGCGGTCGGGTACGCCGCGTACGACCTGATCCGCGCGTACGAGACCCTGCCCGACAGCAACCCCGACGAACTGGGCGTGCCCGACGCGTGCTTCATCGCGCCGCGCGGCATGGTCATCTTCGACCACCTCAAGCACCGCCTGATCGCCGTCGCGACCGCTCCACAGCAGGTCGACGCCGACGCCGAGGTCGCCGCGCTCGTGCAGCGCCTGCGCGGCCCGCTGCCCTACGTGCCCGGCCAGAATCCCACGCCCGCCCCCACCTTCACCAGCAACTTCACGCCCGACACCTACCGCGACGCCGTGAACCGCGCCCTGGAGTACATCCGCGCCGGAGACATCTTCCAGGTCGTGCCCAGCCAGCGCTTCAGCGCGCCCCTGGGCGACCTGCACCCCTTCGCGCTGTACCGCGCGCTGCGCCGCGTGAATCCCAGCCCGTACCTCGGGTACCTGCAACTCGGGCCGGTCACGCTGGTCGCCAGCAGCCCCGAGAGCCTGCTGGCCAGCGACGGCCACGCGGTCACCACCCGCCCCATCGCCGGCACCCGCACGCGCGGCACCACCCCCGAACACGACAACGCGCAGGCCGCCGAACTCCTGGCCGACGAGAAGGAACGCGCCGAACACCTCATGCTCGTCGACCTGGGCCGCAACGACCTCGGAAAGGTCAGCCGCTACGGAAGCGTCCGCGTGCACGACGCCTTCACCATCGAACGCTACAGCCACGTCATGCACATCGTCTCCAGCGTCACCGGCACCCTCCGGGACGACCAGACGCCCCTGCACGCGCTGGCCAGCGTGCAACCCATGGGCACCGTCAGCGGCGCCCCCAAGATCCGCGCCATGGAAATCATCGACGAACTCGAACCCACCCGCCGAGGCCCCTACGGCGGATCTTTCGGCTACATCGCCCACGACGGCAGCATGGACATGGCCCTCACCCTGCGCACCATGGTCATCACGGGCGGTCAGGTTCACATCCAGGCCGGCGCGGGCGTCGTCGCCGACAGCGACCCCGCCAGCGAGGAACTCGAAACCCGCAACAAGGCCGCCGCCCTCATGCGCGCCGTCGAACTCGCGGCGGGCGGTCTGTGA
- a CDS encoding aminodeoxychorismate/anthranilate synthase component II produces MTTPHSPQPTPRILLIDNYDSFTYNLVQYFGELGADLTVWRNDAFTLDEVRALNPDAIVVSPGPCTPTQAGQSVAVIRELGPSVPTLGVCLGHQSIGEAFGAQVGRAILPVHGKTSPVRHDGSGLFAGLRDGVTVTRYHSLVVRDLPPELVATAWTTDPDEEVVMALRHREFPVFGVQFHPESIATEDGMEMIRNFLAEVRAFQAARAARVGEAGA; encoded by the coding sequence ATGACCACCCCCCACAGCCCACAACCCACCCCCCGCATCCTGCTGATCGACAATTACGACTCGTTCACGTACAACCTCGTGCAGTATTTCGGCGAACTGGGCGCGGACCTGACCGTGTGGCGCAACGACGCGTTCACGCTGGACGAGGTGCGGGCCCTGAATCCGGACGCGATCGTGGTGTCGCCGGGGCCGTGCACGCCCACCCAGGCGGGACAGAGCGTGGCCGTGATCCGCGAGCTGGGGCCGAGCGTGCCGACGCTGGGCGTGTGCCTGGGCCACCAGAGTATCGGGGAGGCGTTCGGGGCGCAGGTGGGCCGGGCGATCCTGCCGGTCCACGGAAAGACCAGCCCGGTCCGGCATGACGGGTCCGGGCTGTTCGCGGGCCTGCGGGACGGGGTGACGGTCACGCGGTACCACTCGCTGGTGGTGCGGGACCTGCCGCCGGAACTGGTGGCGACCGCCTGGACGACCGACCCGGACGAGGAGGTCGTGATGGCGCTGCGGCACCGTGAATTCCCGGTGTTCGGCGTGCAGTTCCACCCGGAGAGCATCGCCACGGAGGACGGCATGGAGATGATCCGGAATTTCCTGGCGGAGGTGCGGGCCTTCCAGGCGGCGCGGGCCGCGCGGGTGGGGGAGGCGGGCGCATGA
- the trpD gene encoding anthranilate phosphoribosyltransferase: MIHARLMNGERLSQGDAAAFMREVMEGDMSGVRLAAALAALRVRGETPEEIAGFAQAMRENAVRVNVTPRPVLLDVVGTGGDGAHTFNISTTTAFVVAGAGVPVAKHGNRAASSRAGSADVLEALGVNLDAPPEVVADAVNTLGIGFMFARNYHPALRHAAAVRSDLAARTVFNILGPLSNPAGATHLVVGVFKPELTRTLAEVLRLLGAGGATVVYGDGLDEFTVSGVNTVSGLRDGQIIDRTLHPEEVGVDLHPREAIVGGTPAENAEITRALLTGGGTPAQRDIVALNAGAALRTAGAADSIRAGVELAREVMSSGAGWSTLERYATYTRR; the protein is encoded by the coding sequence ATGATTCACGCCAGACTGATGAACGGCGAGCGGCTCTCGCAGGGGGACGCGGCGGCGTTCATGCGCGAGGTCATGGAGGGCGACATGAGCGGCGTGCGGCTCGCGGCGGCCCTGGCGGCCCTGCGGGTACGCGGCGAGACGCCCGAGGAGATCGCGGGCTTCGCGCAGGCCATGCGGGAGAACGCGGTGCGCGTGAACGTCACGCCCCGCCCGGTACTGCTGGACGTGGTCGGCACCGGCGGCGACGGTGCGCACACCTTCAACATCAGCACCACGACGGCATTCGTGGTGGCGGGCGCGGGCGTGCCGGTCGCCAAGCACGGCAACCGCGCCGCGAGCAGCCGCGCCGGCAGTGCCGACGTGCTCGAGGCGCTGGGCGTGAACCTGGACGCCCCCCCGGAGGTCGTGGCGGACGCCGTGAACACCCTGGGGATCGGATTCATGTTCGCCCGCAACTACCACCCGGCCCTGCGACACGCGGCGGCCGTCCGGTCGGACCTGGCGGCCAGGACGGTGTTCAACATCCTGGGGCCACTCAGTAACCCGGCCGGCGCCACGCACCTCGTGGTGGGCGTGTTCAAACCCGAGCTGACGCGCACGCTGGCCGAGGTGCTGCGCCTGCTGGGCGCGGGCGGTGCGACCGTCGTGTACGGCGACGGCCTGGACGAGTTCACGGTGAGCGGCGTGAACACCGTCTCCGGCCTGCGGGACGGCCAGATCATCGACCGGACCCTGCACCCCGAGGAGGTCGGCGTGGACCTGCACCCCAGAGAGGCGATCGTGGGCGGCACGCCCGCCGAGAACGCGGAGATCACCCGCGCCCTGCTGACCGGCGGCGGCACGCCCGCCCAGCGGGACATCGTGGCGCTGAACGCCGGGGCGGCCCTGCGCACGGCGGGCGCCGCCGACTCCATCCGCGCCGGGGTGGAACTGGCCCGCGAGGTCATGAGCAGCGGCGCCGGCTGGAGCACCCTGGAACGCTACGCCACCTACACCCGCCGCTGA
- a CDS encoding DinB family protein → MLPELRDLFVRDLEKLTLELEAYPDEASVWAVPDGVTNSGGTLALHLIGNLSQFVGADLGGVAFVRDRPAEFARRDVPRAELIAGVRGVSTLVAGTLDGLDPARLDASHPAQLPGFPEGMTTRFFLIHLYGHLNWHLGQVNYHRRLL, encoded by the coding sequence ATGCTGCCTGAATTGCGGGATCTGTTCGTGCGGGATCTGGAGAAGCTGACGCTGGAGCTGGAGGCGTACCCGGACGAGGCGTCGGTGTGGGCCGTGCCGGACGGCGTGACCAATTCGGGTGGGACGCTGGCGCTGCACCTGATCGGGAACCTGTCGCAGTTCGTGGGCGCGGATCTGGGGGGCGTGGCGTTCGTGCGGGACCGCCCGGCGGAGTTCGCGCGGCGGGACGTGCCGCGCGCCGAGTTGATCGCGGGTGTGCGGGGGGTATCGACGCTGGTGGCGGGTACGCTGGACGGCCTGGACCCGGCCCGGCTGGACGCGTCGCACCCGGCGCAACTGCCGGGCTTTCCAGAGGGCATGACCACCCGCTTTTTCCTGATTCACCTGTACGGGCACCTGAACTGGCACCTGGGGCAGGTGAACTACCACCGCCGACTGCTGTAA
- a CDS encoding Lrp/AsnC family transcriptional regulator: MRQSGGHLDPLDHSILQELQTDSRLSMRELGRRVGLSAPAVTERVRRLEDAGVILGYGVRVASKPLGRTITAFIGVQDSGRNDPTLVRWATKHDGVLECHSVTGDNSCILKVAVPDVGALENMLTELINMGFTCDTSIVLSTPLEGKLLLPPR, from the coding sequence ATGAGACAGTCCGGCGGCCACCTCGACCCCCTCGATCACAGCATCCTTCAGGAACTTCAGACCGACTCGCGCCTCAGCATGCGCGAACTCGGCCGCCGCGTCGGCCTCAGCGCCCCCGCCGTCACCGAGCGGGTCCGCCGCCTCGAGGACGCCGGCGTGATCCTCGGCTACGGCGTGCGCGTCGCCAGCAAACCCCTGGGCCGCACCATCACCGCGTTCATCGGCGTGCAGGACTCGGGGCGCAACGACCCCACCCTGGTCCGCTGGGCCACCAAACACGACGGCGTGCTGGAATGCCACAGCGTCACCGGCGACAACTCCTGCATCCTGAAAGTCGCCGTGCCGGACGTGGGCGCCCTGGAAAACATGCTGACCGAACTGATCAACATGGGCTTCACCTGCGACACCAGCATCGTCCTGAGCACCCCACTGGAAGGCAAACTGCTGCTGCCGCCCCGGTAA
- the ablA gene encoding lysine 2,3-aminomutase, protein MPIHPNATTDSQTMLPRNHRAPRWADVPDEQWYDWKWQLKNRINTVEELESVIRLTDSERQGASAKGIFRLDITPYFASLMHPTDPTCPVRRQVIPTHHELEPFTSMMEDSLAEDKHSPVPGLVHRYPDRVLMLVTTQCASYCRYCTRSRIVGDPSETFKPAEYEAQLNYLRNTPQVRDVLLSGGDPLTLAPKVLGRLLAELRKIEHIEIIRIGTRVPVFMPMRVTQELCDVLAENHPVWMNIHVNHPREITPEVADACDRLTRAGVPLGNQSVLLRGVNDHPVIMQKLVRELVKIRVRPYYIYQCDLVHGAGHLRTTVSKGLEIMESLRGHTSGYSVPTYVVDAPGGGGKIPVAPNYVLSHSPEKLILRNFEGYIAAYSEPTDYTGPDMLVPQEWQRKEPGQSGIYGLMEGERISIEPKEFSESRNRPGATKHRLNSREDKWAAHGIGLDVTVTDTAPDGMVQAAQPVSGD, encoded by the coding sequence ATGCCCATTCACCCGAACGCTACCACCGACAGCCAGACCATGCTTCCCCGCAACCACCGCGCGCCCCGCTGGGCCGACGTGCCCGACGAACAGTGGTACGACTGGAAATGGCAGCTCAAGAACCGCATCAACACCGTCGAGGAACTCGAATCGGTCATCCGCCTGACCGACAGTGAACGCCAGGGCGCCAGCGCCAAGGGCATCTTCCGCCTGGATATCACGCCGTACTTCGCGTCCCTGATGCACCCCACGGACCCCACCTGCCCCGTGCGGCGACAGGTGATCCCCACGCACCACGAGCTGGAACCGTTCACCAGCATGATGGAAGACAGCCTCGCCGAGGACAAGCACAGCCCCGTGCCCGGCCTCGTGCACCGCTACCCGGACCGGGTGCTGATGCTGGTCACCACCCAGTGCGCCAGCTACTGCCGCTACTGCACCCGCAGCCGCATCGTCGGCGACCCCAGCGAGACCTTCAAGCCCGCCGAGTACGAGGCGCAACTCAACTACCTGCGCAACACCCCCCAGGTGCGCGACGTGCTCCTCAGCGGCGGCGACCCCCTCACGCTCGCCCCGAAAGTCCTGGGCCGCCTGCTCGCGGAACTCCGCAAGATCGAGCACATCGAGATCATCCGCATCGGCACCCGCGTGCCCGTGTTCATGCCCATGCGCGTCACGCAGGAACTCTGCGACGTGCTGGCCGAGAACCACCCCGTCTGGATGAACATCCACGTCAACCACCCCCGCGAGATCACCCCGGAAGTCGCCGACGCCTGCGACCGCCTGACGCGCGCCGGCGTGCCGCTGGGCAACCAGAGCGTCCTGCTGCGCGGCGTGAACGACCACCCCGTCATCATGCAGAAGCTCGTGCGGGAACTCGTCAAGATCCGCGTCCGCCCCTACTACATCTACCAGTGCGACCTCGTCCACGGCGCCGGGCACCTGCGCACCACCGTCAGCAAGGGCCTGGAAATCATGGAAAGCCTGCGCGGTCACACCAGCGGCTACTCGGTGCCCACCTACGTCGTCGACGCACCCGGCGGCGGCGGCAAGATCCCCGTCGCCCCCAACTACGTCCTGAGCCACAGCCCCGAAAAACTCATCCTGCGGAACTTCGAGGGCTACATCGCCGCGTACAGCGAACCCACCGACTACACCGGCCCCGACATGCTCGTGCCCCAGGAGTGGCAACGCAAGGAACCCGGCCAGAGCGGCATCTACGGCCTGATGGAAGGCGAACGCATCAGCATCGAACCCAAAGAATTCAGCGAAAGCCGCAACCGCCCCGGCGCGACCAAACACCGCCTCAACAGCCGCGAAGACAAATGGGCCGCCCACGGCATCGGCCTGGACGTGACCGTGACCGACACCGCGCCCGACGGCATGGTGCAGGCCGCGCAACCCGTCAGCGGCGACTGA